A window of Lentibacillus sp. Marseille-P4043 contains these coding sequences:
- a CDS encoding methyl-accepting chemotaxis protein yields MQQKKQSQHKHGNRQDNIGKTKKNKSLLNQILLPFITLIIIAGAVIAFTNYKLSMDTIINEKTASVKTQMEDLNDIFDLFFANTENTLNRFTESNLFVDNDPDKRKELFNYIGETVDTTDTIANAYTGIDKGGELIIYPEADLPDDFDPRERDWYKQALAADGKTIWTKPYVDAATGKTIVTAAQSYSANGEIIGVTAADVYVDTLIEMTNEIKIGDSGFAMIINQDGDFIAHPDEKQIGKSASDLPFYGEVNETDTSGIVNYKEDGEAKVFGFTRNEATGWMLGETVFKSDFQKQASAIIIPIVITLVIILLLAIVVSIFNARRITKPIKQLQSTMKEVENGNLLVKTAITSTNEIGQLSDSFDNMLKQMRTMMVKIKNVSLNVSDASQTLVASAEENTASANEVSTTMEQIATGAGEQSGLMEQNASATEQLSTLIKQIENHNNNIYEKAKVMIDTSEKGSETVSTLRKQTEETGQLTSDVVQAIQSLDNKSTNINEIVTKITDIANQTNLLALNAAIEAARAGENGRGFAVVADEVRKLAEQSESALGDIASLIDEMQTETKQTVTLIGKTSDVFQTQKITVDETEQSFSSIQQTIQTNNQLIAEVMDIMKAIVDQEQLISSNTQNIAAISEETAAGTEEISASIEEQTASMEQLNHLAEELEAYAAAMQTQVNKFKIED; encoded by the coding sequence ATGCAGCAAAAGAAACAAAGCCAACACAAGCACGGAAATAGGCAAGATAATATTGGAAAGACAAAGAAGAACAAATCCTTACTCAATCAAATTCTACTACCTTTCATTACACTAATTATCATTGCTGGGGCAGTGATTGCTTTTACAAACTACAAACTAAGTATGGATACAATCATTAACGAAAAAACGGCTAGTGTTAAGACGCAAATGGAAGATTTGAACGATATCTTTGATCTGTTTTTTGCCAATACAGAAAATACGTTAAATCGTTTTACCGAAAGTAACCTTTTTGTCGATAATGACCCTGATAAGCGCAAGGAATTATTTAATTATATTGGAGAAACGGTAGACACAACAGATACCATCGCCAATGCGTACACCGGAATTGATAAGGGTGGGGAATTAATTATTTACCCGGAAGCAGACCTGCCTGATGATTTCGACCCACGTGAACGTGACTGGTATAAACAGGCTTTAGCTGCTGATGGGAAAACAATTTGGACCAAACCATATGTTGATGCTGCAACTGGGAAGACAATTGTAACAGCGGCACAGTCTTATTCTGCAAATGGAGAAATCATTGGTGTTACTGCTGCAGATGTTTACGTTGATACATTAATTGAAATGACAAACGAAATTAAAATAGGGGATTCTGGCTTCGCTATGATTATCAACCAGGATGGTGATTTTATCGCACATCCCGATGAAAAACAAATCGGAAAAAGTGCATCAGATCTTCCTTTTTATGGTGAAGTCAATGAAACAGATACAAGTGGAATTGTTAACTACAAAGAAGATGGAGAGGCCAAAGTTTTTGGATTTACCAGAAACGAAGCAACAGGATGGATGTTAGGCGAAACTGTTTTTAAAAGCGACTTTCAGAAACAGGCAAGCGCGATAATTATCCCGATCGTTATTACCTTAGTAATCATTTTGCTTCTAGCGATTGTTGTTTCTATTTTCAATGCACGTCGAATAACGAAGCCGATCAAGCAGTTGCAAAGCACAATGAAGGAAGTCGAAAACGGGAATCTTTTAGTAAAAACAGCGATCACATCAACAAACGAAATCGGACAACTATCGGACAGCTTTGATAACATGCTCAAACAAATGCGAACCATGATGGTAAAAATCAAAAATGTTTCATTAAATGTATCAGACGCATCGCAAACACTGGTAGCAAGTGCGGAAGAAAACACTGCATCGGCAAATGAAGTCTCAACCACGATGGAACAAATCGCAACAGGTGCAGGAGAGCAATCCGGGTTGATGGAGCAAAATGCATCAGCAACGGAACAACTTTCAACATTAATCAAACAGATAGAGAATCATAATAACAACATTTATGAAAAGGCCAAAGTTATGATTGATACCTCTGAAAAAGGTAGCGAAACAGTAAGCACGCTTCGTAAACAAACGGAGGAAACTGGTCAACTGACAAGTGATGTTGTACAAGCAATCCAGTCACTAGATAATAAATCAACAAACATTAATGAGATCGTGACAAAAATTACTGATATTGCCAACCAGACTAACTTGCTTGCCTTAAATGCCGCTATTGAGGCAGCACGTGCTGGGGAAAATGGTCGTGGTTTTGCTGTTGTAGCCGATGAAGTTCGAAAACTTGCTGAACAATCCGAAAGCGCACTCGGTGATATCGCCTCATTAATTGATGAAATGCAAACAGAAACGAAGCAAACCGTAACATTAATTGGCAAAACAAGCGACGTTTTTCAAACACAAAAAATAACTGTAGACGAAACAGAACAATCCTTTTCAAGTATCCAGCAAACGATTCAAACGAATAATCAATTAATCGCGGAAGTAATGGATATAATGAAAGCGATCGTGGATCAAGAACAACTTATTTCATCCAACACACAAAACATTGCGGCAATCAGCGAAGAAACCGCAGCCGGGACTGAAGAAATTTCTGCATCAATTGAAGAACAAACCGCATCGATGGAACAATTAAATCATCTGGCTGAGGAATTAGAAGCGTATGCGGCAGCAATGCAAACACAAGTTAATAAGTTTAAGATTGAAGATTAA
- a CDS encoding SLC13 family permease yields the protein MFSTTWNWLWDKHDQAKELLSFFVKPNTSNATSGGKQSTAESGSGGSGKNERHYKPAQLIGLFLGPILFILTLAFFSPEGLSDAGQAILASTIWIAVWWMTEAIPIPATSLLPIILFPLSGGLDIDTTTSSYGDDTIFLFMGGFMIALAMEKWNLHKRIALSIISIIGTNTDRIILGFMVATGFLSMWISNTATAMMMVPIGLAIIYQVSEALKDDDSIDTSKENFGFGKALMLGIAYSASLGGVGTLIGTPPNTLLAGAIEKTYGIEMSFASWMLFGVPLAWVFILIVWFYLVKIAHPLKLKSLPGGKAVIQSEKKKLGTASYEEKIVFTVFILAALAWVTRSFLLEPYVNESINDAIIAMTAGIILFIIPAKNKKGDFLLDWETAVKLPWGILLLFGGGLAIAAGFVNSGLSEWIGNQLSALEGVNIFLVLLVVSGLVIFLTELTSNTATASMMYPIMASLAIALGVHPYTVMVAASVAASCAFMLPVATPPNAVVFGSGYLRIPDMAKAGFALNILGIILVTLAVYFLLPLVWGIDLTHVPEMFKQ from the coding sequence ATGTTTTCAACAACATGGAATTGGTTATGGGACAAGCATGACCAGGCAAAAGAGTTATTAAGCTTTTTTGTTAAACCAAATACATCCAATGCAACCTCGGGCGGTAAACAAAGCACCGCTGAATCCGGTAGTGGTGGAAGTGGCAAAAATGAGCGCCATTATAAGCCTGCACAGTTAATTGGATTATTTTTAGGTCCTATTTTATTTATTTTAACGTTAGCATTCTTTTCACCAGAGGGCTTATCAGATGCTGGACAGGCTATCTTGGCAAGTACGATCTGGATTGCTGTTTGGTGGATGACAGAGGCAATTCCGATCCCAGCAACATCGCTATTACCAATTATTCTATTTCCACTTTCAGGAGGACTAGACATCGACACAACCACATCATCATATGGTGATGACACTATTTTCCTTTTCATGGGTGGATTTATGATAGCGCTCGCAATGGAAAAATGGAATCTGCATAAGCGGATCGCACTTAGCATTATTTCTATTATTGGAACAAATACAGATCGAATTATTCTCGGATTCATGGTTGCGACGGGATTTTTATCGATGTGGATTTCTAATACCGCAACAGCTATGATGATGGTACCAATCGGTCTTGCAATTATCTATCAAGTATCCGAGGCATTAAAAGATGACGATTCGATCGATACATCAAAAGAAAACTTTGGATTCGGCAAAGCACTTATGCTAGGTATTGCGTATTCCGCTTCACTTGGCGGTGTCGGTACATTAATCGGAACTCCACCGAATACATTGCTTGCCGGTGCTATTGAAAAAACATATGGTATTGAAATGTCCTTTGCAAGTTGGATGCTTTTCGGTGTACCGCTTGCATGGGTATTCATTTTAATTGTTTGGTTCTACCTTGTTAAGATTGCACACCCGTTAAAATTAAAATCATTACCAGGTGGAAAAGCAGTCATTCAATCAGAGAAGAAAAAACTTGGAACAGCTTCATATGAAGAAAAAATTGTATTTACTGTTTTCATCTTGGCCGCTCTTGCATGGGTCACCCGATCATTCTTACTTGAACCATATGTGAACGAAAGTATTAATGATGCCATTATCGCCATGACTGCGGGAATTATTTTATTTATCATCCCAGCGAAAAACAAAAAAGGGGACTTCCTGCTTGATTGGGAAACAGCAGTTAAATTACCATGGGGAATTCTGTTACTATTTGGTGGCGGGCTTGCGATTGCCGCAGGATTTGTTAATTCAGGTCTTTCCGAGTGGATCGGTAACCAACTTAGTGCACTAGAGGGAGTTAATATTTTCCTTGTATTGCTGGTTGTATCAGGACTCGTTATTTTCTTAACCGAATTGACATCGAACACAGCAACAGCATCCATGATGTATCCAATCATGGCATCACTAGCAATTGCGCTAGGTGTTCATCCATATACAGTTATGGTTGCAGCAAGTGTTGCCGCATCATGTGCCTTCATGCTGCCGGTTGCCACACCACCAAATGCCGTTGTTTTCGGATCGGGTTATTTACGGATTCCAGACATGGCCAAGGCTGGTTTTGCATTAAATATCCTTGGCATTATTTTAGTAACACTAGCCGTTTATTTCCTTCTCCCATTAGTATGGGGGATTGATTTAACACACGTTCCAGAGATGTTTAAACAGTAG
- the pxpB gene encoding 5-oxoprolinase subunit PxpB has protein sequence MDFVIKSVGDNAIIVQFEEIVSPKLNAKIKAFCRELENALQEYLMELVPGFDSVTIYYQINRITYQEICERVSRVASTIQPDLRVSSKLVHIPVLYGDEYGPDLDRVATFNQLSIEDVIAIHRNNDYLVYMLGFLPGFPYLGGMDRKIATPRLDQPRQSVFAGAVGIAHEQTGIYPMGSPGGWNIIGKTPLTLFDQVNQEFLLQAGSYVRFYEVSQEAFAEIEKEVAAGTFDVKISEK, from the coding sequence ATGGATTTTGTGATAAAGTCTGTTGGAGATAATGCGATAATCGTTCAGTTTGAGGAAATAGTTTCACCAAAATTAAATGCCAAGATTAAAGCATTTTGCCGGGAATTAGAAAACGCATTGCAAGAGTATCTTATGGAATTGGTGCCAGGTTTTGATTCAGTGACTATTTATTATCAGATTAACCGGATTACATATCAAGAAATTTGCGAAAGAGTCTCGCGAGTAGCATCAACCATACAGCCAGATTTAAGGGTCTCATCTAAGCTCGTCCATATTCCGGTTTTGTATGGTGATGAATATGGCCCTGATCTAGATCGTGTGGCGACGTTTAATCAATTATCCATTGAAGATGTCATTGCGATTCACCGAAATAATGACTACCTTGTCTACATGTTAGGATTTTTACCGGGCTTTCCTTATCTTGGTGGAATGGATCGTAAAATTGCTACACCACGGCTTGATCAACCACGTCAATCGGTGTTCGCTGGTGCGGTTGGTATTGCCCATGAACAGACGGGAATTTACCCGATGGGATCTCCTGGTGGCTGGAATATTATTGGAAAAACGCCATTAACTTTATTTGATCAAGTTAATCAGGAATTTTTGTTGCAGGCTGGTAGTTATGTCCGGTTTTATGAAGTGTCACAGGAAGCTTTTGCGGAAATTGAAAAGGAAGTAGCTGCTGGAACGTTTGACGTGAAGATTTCGGAAAAATAG
- a CDS encoding biotin-dependent carboxyltransferase family protein: protein MPSKEIFKIHKPGVLTTFQDMGRTGYQRFGVPVSGAMDTFALQIANILIGNPRDDACLEVTLIGPELEACQQVTLAITGADLQPMVNGRSVPMWKSFYMKKGDCLTFGRHQSGVRSYIAVAGGFEVPINFESKSTDSNSGFGEILKKGETIDGYHTINRPGIGLANHSIPLYKKSIDVAVIEGPHSDYFTERDRKIFFQTAYTVGANSNRMGYCLQAKNAKIEPLGEIWSDATPFGGIQIPPNGQPIILMADRQTTGGYPRIGTVISCDLPKVAQLPPQGTIRFHSISVAKAQQRAIEMESFLFCLEKFRHGLGE from the coding sequence ATGCCAAGTAAGGAAATTTTTAAAATACATAAACCAGGTGTGCTGACAACATTTCAAGATATGGGACGCACAGGGTATCAGCGTTTCGGAGTTCCAGTTTCTGGTGCAATGGACACATTTGCGCTTCAAATAGCCAATATCCTGATTGGAAATCCGCGCGATGATGCATGTTTGGAGGTCACGTTAATTGGGCCAGAATTAGAGGCATGCCAGCAGGTTACCTTGGCAATTACGGGAGCAGATTTGCAGCCTATGGTTAATGGTAGATCAGTTCCAATGTGGAAATCATTTTATATGAAAAAAGGCGATTGTTTGACATTTGGCAGGCATCAGTCAGGCGTTCGTTCCTATATTGCCGTTGCAGGAGGCTTTGAAGTACCGATTAACTTTGAAAGCAAGTCAACAGATAGCAATAGCGGCTTCGGAGAGATACTCAAAAAAGGTGAAACAATCGATGGATATCATACGATAAATCGTCCAGGAATTGGGTTGGCCAATCATTCGATTCCACTGTACAAAAAGTCAATAGATGTTGCCGTTATTGAGGGTCCGCATTCGGATTATTTCACTGAACGGGACCGAAAGATTTTTTTCCAAACAGCTTATACAGTTGGTGCCAATTCAAATCGAATGGGTTACTGTCTGCAGGCTAAAAATGCGAAAATTGAACCGTTGGGGGAAATTTGGTCTGATGCTACTCCATTTGGCGGTATCCAGATTCCACCAAATGGACAACCTATTATCCTGATGGCTGACCGCCAAACGACAGGTGGTTATCCCCGGATTGGCACTGTGATTTCCTGTGATTTACCAAAAGTTGCGCAGCTTCCACCACAAGGAACAATTCGCTTCCACTCGATCTCAGTTGCCAAGGCCCAACAGCGGGCAATAGAAATGGAATCCTTTTTATTTTGTTTGGAAAAATTTCGCCATGGGTTAGGAGAATGA
- the fliD gene encoding flagellar filament capping protein FliD — protein MSSDMRIGGLASGMDIDSLVSKLMKAERMPLQKMHQDRTWLTWQRDAYREANTMLLNFRSQLTDMKMSTTFRARTTSSTNGDLVSATATSAAGQTSYNISEVTQLATSATKVNGNSIFDNASSVDSSKSLAELSSKFITYDENGDPASNPISWNHGSVKQASISTKQETKTVNINLDQGIKKDNTNEMSVKVGNKYYEVVSESSNLTEDTVLFKVNDDGVGELEFKSKLKKGTEVKFNYTTNYQVDKMTTTKEGHEIKLSNQNIYNGSDFTLKIGDDKYTTSGKNIVVKNDQGTGETVGEINYQTGVITMNEGHSIPAESRVEVNYQYNYTSFSLGAHTENGRNVKAFNIKASQSLDSFVNEVNSADTGVNMFYDEMTGQMSLTRTETGNFSETEDEIITSGDFMTEQLFFTESTEEIGGENAKFTLNGLETNRTSNSFEISGVTFQLKKTFSEEDGKDVKINISNDSGAVFDNIKEFVDKYNEMIGKIQDKLQEERYRDYRPLTEKQREGMSEHEQELWEEKAKSGMLKGDRTLSSALNTLRRDFYTPVEDSDIPSAYQQLASIGIDTTANYLEGGKLEINEAELKSAIQENPEAIEELFTNDSSAYGQKGILQRLSDSANQVMDSITEKAGNTYKTESQYTIGKNLGDLDDRISAFEDRLTKVEDRYWRQFTEMEKAIQRMNSQSTYLMQQFGGGM, from the coding sequence ATGTCATCAGATATGCGAATTGGCGGTCTTGCGTCGGGTATGGATATTGATTCCCTTGTATCAAAACTAATGAAAGCGGAACGAATGCCACTACAGAAGATGCACCAGGACCGGACATGGCTAACGTGGCAGCGGGATGCTTATCGTGAAGCGAACACAATGTTATTAAATTTCAGATCGCAATTAACAGATATGAAAATGTCAACTACATTCCGTGCGAGAACTACATCTTCTACTAATGGAGACCTAGTATCAGCAACTGCGACAAGTGCAGCAGGACAAACTTCATACAATATCTCTGAAGTGACACAACTTGCGACTTCTGCAACAAAAGTAAATGGGAATAGTATTTTTGATAATGCATCATCAGTAGATTCGAGTAAAAGTCTTGCTGAGTTAAGTTCGAAATTTATTACGTATGATGAAAATGGTGATCCAGCATCTAACCCCATTAGTTGGAATCACGGTAGTGTAAAGCAGGCTTCTATTTCTACTAAGCAAGAAACTAAAACAGTTAATATAAATCTAGATCAAGGTATAAAGAAAGATAATACAAATGAAATGTCAGTAAAAGTAGGGAACAAGTATTATGAAGTAGTTTCTGAGAGTTCAAATTTAACGGAAGACACGGTTTTGTTTAAAGTTAATGATGATGGTGTAGGTGAATTAGAATTTAAAAGTAAGCTAAAAAAAGGCACGGAAGTAAAATTCAACTATACTACTAATTATCAAGTAGATAAAATGACAACCACAAAAGAAGGACATGAGATCAAACTTTCTAATCAGAACATTTATAATGGATCAGATTTCACATTAAAAATCGGTGACGACAAATATACAACATCAGGAAAAAACATTGTTGTTAAAAATGACCAAGGTACTGGGGAAACTGTTGGTGAAATTAACTATCAAACAGGTGTTATTACGATGAACGAAGGCCATTCTATACCTGCTGAATCAAGGGTAGAAGTAAATTATCAATATAACTATACGAGTTTCAGCCTTGGTGCCCATACAGAAAATGGGAGGAATGTGAAGGCATTTAATATTAAAGCATCTCAATCACTTGATTCTTTCGTTAATGAGGTTAATAGTGCTGATACCGGTGTTAATATGTTCTATGATGAAATGACGGGTCAAATGTCGTTAACTAGGACAGAAACAGGTAATTTTAGTGAAACAGAGGATGAAATTATAACATCAGGGGATTTTATGACTGAACAGTTGTTTTTTACAGAAAGCACAGAAGAGATCGGGGGAGAAAATGCAAAATTTACATTGAATGGTTTAGAAACAAATAGAACATCTAATTCATTTGAAATCTCTGGTGTGACATTTCAATTAAAAAAGACATTTTCAGAAGAAGACGGCAAGGATGTTAAGATAAATATTTCCAACGACAGTGGTGCTGTGTTTGATAATATTAAAGAATTTGTCGACAAATACAATGAAATGATTGGAAAAATTCAAGATAAACTTCAAGAAGAGAGATACCGTGATTACCGCCCATTAACGGAGAAACAGCGTGAAGGTATGTCAGAACATGAACAGGAATTATGGGAAGAAAAGGCAAAAAGTGGAATGCTAAAAGGAGACAGAACCTTATCTAGTGCATTAAATACTTTACGTAGGGATTTTTATACTCCTGTGGAAGACAGCGATATTCCATCTGCATATCAACAATTGGCTAGTATTGGTATTGATACAACAGCGAACTATCTCGAAGGTGGAAAATTGGAAATTAATGAAGCAGAATTGAAATCAGCAATTCAAGAAAACCCTGAGGCAATAGAAGAATTATTTACGAATGATAGTTCAGCTTACGGTCAAAAAGGGATTTTACAAAGACTGTCTGACTCTGCCAATCAGGTAATGGATTCAATTACAGAGAAGGCAGGAAACACATATAAAACAGAAAGTCAATATACAATCGGTAAAAACCTGGGTGATTTGGATGATCGCATATCAGCATTTGAAGACCGTTTGACAAAGGTGGAAGATCGTTACTGGCGTCAATTCACGGAAATGGAGAAAGCGATACAGCGAATGAACTCTCAGTCAACTTACCTCATGCAACAGTTTGGTGGGGGAATGTAA
- a CDS encoding CynX/NimT family MFS transporter, whose amino-acid sequence MYKDNVKRAYRFLLMVGIIVVAFNLRPAITSVGPVIGTIRDDIGLSNWSAGLLTSLPLIAFAVMSPLAPKLGNRVSNERALLIGLILLLFGIAVRTVSLVALLFIGTLFVGLGIAICNVLLPGVIKEKFPEKVELMTGIYSTAMGTFAATASGVSIPIAKGLGLGWQAALIVWAIPAIVGILIWIYLSKKNKSNDDDEKVRYANTDANRMWKSPLAWQVALFMGFQSFLFYVTISWLPEILHDYGVSIGTAGWMLSMTQIIGLPFSFLVPVIAGKLKSQWAIVVFLGTSAISGYVGLLLGNSFVVMIICSLLIGIALGGVFPLALTFLGMRARTAKQAAELSGMAQALGYLLAAIGPIFIGYLYDVTHAWTVPLLTLIGVALIVITFGSLAGRDKYVLDD is encoded by the coding sequence ATGTATAAGGATAATGTGAAGCGCGCGTATCGCTTTCTATTAATGGTTGGAATCATAGTGGTGGCCTTTAACTTGCGTCCAGCAATTACATCGGTTGGACCAGTGATTGGAACGATTCGCGATGACATTGGACTTTCAAATTGGAGTGCAGGATTATTAACAAGTTTACCGTTAATCGCTTTTGCGGTTATGTCACCCCTCGCACCTAAGCTTGGTAATCGTGTTTCAAATGAGCGGGCATTGTTAATTGGACTTATTTTACTTCTGTTCGGAATTGCTGTTCGAACGGTATCATTAGTAGCCCTCTTATTCATTGGAACACTATTTGTTGGACTTGGTATTGCAATCTGTAATGTCCTGTTACCTGGAGTGATTAAGGAAAAATTTCCAGAAAAAGTGGAATTAATGACTGGAATCTATTCGACAGCGATGGGGACGTTTGCTGCTACGGCGTCAGGAGTGAGTATTCCGATTGCAAAGGGATTAGGATTAGGTTGGCAAGCCGCATTAATTGTTTGGGCGATCCCAGCGATAGTTGGTATTCTCATCTGGATTTATCTTAGTAAAAAAAATAAGTCTAATGATGATGATGAAAAAGTAAGATATGCAAATACGGATGCTAATCGCATGTGGAAGTCCCCGTTAGCATGGCAAGTTGCTTTATTTATGGGGTTTCAATCGTTCTTATTTTATGTCACGATCTCATGGTTGCCCGAAATATTACATGATTATGGAGTAAGTATAGGAACTGCTGGGTGGATGTTATCCATGACACAGATTATTGGTTTGCCTTTTAGTTTTCTCGTACCAGTAATTGCAGGAAAACTGAAATCACAATGGGCAATTGTGGTCTTTCTGGGAACAAGTGCTATTAGTGGGTATGTAGGCTTGCTGCTTGGTAATTCCTTTGTTGTGATGATTATTTGTTCGCTATTGATCGGGATAGCGCTGGGTGGGGTTTTCCCGTTGGCGCTGACTTTTCTGGGAATGCGTGCCCGGACTGCTAAGCAAGCAGCTGAATTGTCTGGGATGGCGCAAGCGCTTGGTTATTTATTAGCAGCAATTGGACCGATATTTATCGGATATTTATACGATGTAACACATGCATGGACAGTACCGCTTCTAACATTAATCGGTGTAGCACTTATCGTAATTACGTTTGGTTCCTTAGCCGGACGGGACAAATATGTACTTGATGACTAA
- a CDS encoding LamB/YcsF family protein has translation MEIDLNCDMGESFGPYTIGADAELMNYITSANIACGAHAGDPNVMDRTVKLAKKHGVGVGAHPGFPDLAGFGRRMIDFSPNEIYQMVVYQIGGLQAFCTIHDVKIQHVKPHGALYNLAARDKEAAGAIAKAVYDVDSTLLLYGLAGGELLTAGRKLGLRVASEVFADRTYQHDGSLTPRREAGALIDNVDDAVAQVEKMVHDGAVEAVDGDFVGIAADTVCVHGDGGNAVTFAKRLHGALRDSGITVRAIGR, from the coding sequence TTGGAAATTGACTTGAATTGTGACATGGGCGAAAGTTTTGGTCCTTATACAATCGGTGCTGATGCAGAGTTGATGAACTATATTACGTCTGCGAACATTGCCTGTGGGGCGCATGCAGGGGATCCGAATGTGATGGATCGGACTGTCAAATTGGCAAAAAAACATGGCGTGGGAGTCGGCGCCCATCCTGGGTTTCCTGATCTAGCAGGATTTGGTCGGCGGATGATCGATTTCTCTCCTAATGAAATCTATCAAATGGTTGTCTATCAAATTGGTGGGTTGCAAGCCTTCTGTACCATTCATGATGTGAAAATACAGCATGTGAAGCCACATGGAGCTCTATATAATCTGGCAGCACGAGATAAAGAGGCAGCGGGTGCCATTGCCAAGGCAGTCTATGATGTTGACTCCACATTACTTTTATATGGATTAGCTGGTGGCGAACTGCTAACAGCTGGTCGGAAACTTGGACTCCGCGTTGCATCAGAGGTTTTTGCTGATCGAACGTATCAACATGATGGCAGTTTGACACCACGAAGGGAAGCTGGTGCACTGATTGACAATGTTGACGATGCAGTCGCACAAGTAGAGAAAATGGTACATGATGGTGCGGTTGAGGCGGTTGATGGAGATTTTGTTGGAATCGCGGCTGATACTGTGTGTGTGCATGGCGATGGGGGAAATGCTGTAACATTTGCCAAAAGATTGCACGGGGCACTGAGAGATAGTGGGATAACGGTTCGCGCTATTGGAAGATAA
- a CDS encoding putative holin-like toxin: MRPLSIYEVIMVMFAFGTFLIALLTLVIRIINKK, from the coding sequence GTGAGGCCGTTGAGTATTTACGAGGTAATTATGGTCATGTTCGCATTTGGCACATTCTTAATTGCGCTACTCACACTCGTAATAAGAATAATCAATAAAAAATAG
- a CDS encoding MFS transporter — MQQRTYTMRDFYFWKITISLALASFFVFASMYAVQPLLPVFVDAFGVSVSTSSLSISLTIIGLIVGLIVLGFFSDRNGRTIFIKFSLLGSVIPFLLIPLTDSFMIILALRLLQGFALAGLPAASLAYLNEEVEKRSVGVATALYISSNALGGMMGRVLTGFITDHYSWETAFYFLASVGLVILVAVFTMLPKSQNFESSNQSFSRDIEAFLFHLKNPALLLVFGLGVVLQFSFTGIWTYLPFHLQADPFSLSLEAVSNMFFAYGLGVVGSPLAGWLAGRLGLRQVRMAGIVTLSIGLFLTLAQSVVIIIIGLCVACLGFFTAHSLTAASVSEQATHHKGSASSLYLVAYYIGVSLGSSALAPVWSQTGWSGLVLLTGVLPVAYLVFVTAMQARAKKVARK; from the coding sequence ATGCAACAAAGAACATATACAATGCGTGATTTTTACTTTTGGAAAATAACGATAAGCTTGGCACTGGCATCATTTTTTGTTTTCGCTAGTATGTACGCGGTCCAGCCACTCCTGCCTGTTTTCGTTGATGCTTTTGGAGTGTCTGTGTCCACGTCTAGTTTGTCAATTTCACTGACGATCATTGGACTAATAGTTGGTTTGATTGTACTAGGCTTCTTCTCAGATCGGAATGGCCGGACCATATTTATTAAATTTTCACTGCTTGGTTCTGTCATCCCGTTTCTATTAATTCCGTTAACCGATTCGTTTATGATTATACTAGCATTGCGCTTGCTGCAAGGCTTTGCACTGGCTGGACTTCCTGCAGCATCACTTGCATATTTAAATGAGGAGGTTGAGAAGCGTAGTGTTGGTGTTGCAACGGCGCTTTATATTTCCAGTAACGCACTAGGAGGCATGATGGGCCGGGTACTCACTGGTTTTATTACGGATCATTATTCATGGGAAACAGCATTTTATTTTTTGGCGAGTGTTGGTCTGGTGATCCTGGTTGCCGTGTTCACTATGCTACCGAAATCACAAAACTTTGAGTCTAGTAATCAATCATTTTCTCGTGATATTGAAGCCTTTTTATTTCATTTAAAAAATCCTGCATTATTGCTTGTATTTGGTTTGGGGGTTGTCTTACAGTTCTCGTTTACCGGAATTTGGACGTACTTGCCGTTTCATTTGCAAGCAGATCCATTTTCCTTGTCGCTTGAGGCAGTTTCGAATATGTTTTTTGCCTATGGGTTAGGAGTTGTTGGATCACCATTAGCTGGTTGGCTTGCTGGTCGTTTAGGATTACGGCAGGTTCGTATGGCGGGAATTGTGACACTTTCCATTGGTCTCTTTTTAACGTTAGCCCAATCTGTAGTCATAATCATAATAGGGCTATGTGTGGCTTGCCTTGGATTTTTTACCGCACATTCACTTACTGCTGCCTCCGTTAGTGAACAGGCCACACATCATAAAGGAAGTGCATCAAGTTTGTATCTAGTTGCCTATTATATTGGTGTCTCACTCGGTAGTTCAGCGCTTGCGCCGGTATGGAGTCAAACCGGCTGGTCAGGTCTTGTGCTGTTAACAGGAGTTCTCCCTGTTGCCTATTTAGTTTTTGTAACCGCGATGCAAGCACGTGCTAAAAAAGTAGCCCGAAAATGA